TTCTTTGAGTTCTCCGTGTAAGAACGTGGTTTTAACATCTAGATGATGAACCTCCCATCCATTGGTTGCAGCTAAGTTGATCAATAGCCGTATGGTCTCAAGACGTGCAACTTGCGCGAAGACTTCATCAAAGTCGATCCCATGTTGTTGTACATACCCTTTAGCTACCAATCGTGCTTTGAATTTGTTGATGGTCCCATCTGAGTTTCTCTTTAGCTTGATACCCATTTAAGACCAATCGGTTTTGCTCCATAAGGAAGATCAACTAGATCAAACGTTATGTTCTTCACAATGGAGCCGATCTCTTCTTCACACGCCCTTTTCCATTCTTTTGAATTCTTTGCTTCTCAAAAATTCCCAGGCTCATTGTTAAGATATAGCAATACCTCTTCACCTAGTTTTTCGGCCAGTAAGATGTAATCTTCGAGGTATTTAGGCTGCGTTGTTTGTCTTTCTGATCATCTCAATGGCTGAGGTTGATTCTCTTCTTCGTTAATGCTCTGTTCCAGAACAGAGCTGATACCTTCATCCTCACGTTTCTCTTCTTTGCTTGCGTTGATGTTGCTTGCGCTGGAAGTTattctttcttctccttctacACTGTGATTTCCAAATTCACCAAGCGTGACCACGAAGCTTTGATCATTATGTGTCTCTGTACCATCTCTGCTCCAGTTCCAGCCTCTTGTTTCGTCAAAGACGATGTCTCGACTAACAGTCACCTTACGCATTGATGGATCATAGAGATGGTATGCCTTTGACCCCGGTTCTGTGCCTAGATGAACCAGCACTCTCGACCTATCATCAAGCTTTGTTAGATGTGGTCCGACTATCTTTGCATACGCCAAATATCCAAACACTCGAACATGACTTATATTTGGCTTTCTTCCCCGCAACATCTCATATGGCGTCTTTGATTCCAAGGATCTTGTGGCTAGACGATTGATAAGATATGTCGCATGCCTAATAGCCTCTCCCTGAATATAGTTTGGCATAGACATATGTTTCATCATGCTTCTCGTCATGCCCATTAGAGTACGGTTTCGTCGCTCAACAACGCCGTTCTGCTGCGGTGTATAAGGCGCAGTGAGGTGTCATTTTATTCCAGCTTCTTCACAATAGACATTGAACTTGTGGCTCACAAACTCTCCCCCTCTATCTGTTCTGAGTGATTGTATTCTCTCTTTCGTTTCTTGCTCTGTCAGGCTTCTCAACATTTTGAACTTATTGAATGCTTCTCCTTTTTCCCTCAATAGCATTGTCCACATGTATCTTGTATAATAATCAATAACTACAAAGATGTACCTTTTCTGGACATGTGTACTCGGTGTTATGGGACCACAGAGGTCGGCGTGAAGTAGTTCCAGTACCTTCGTATCCCGGTACGTAGTTGATTTAGGGAATGATTGCCTTGCTTACTTCCCAAGCATACAAGACCCGCATATATTTGACTCGATATGTTCCTTTGGCATCCCAATAGCTAGCTCTTTCCTCATCATATTGCGAATGGTCTCGTGATTGGCATGTCCTAGACGTGCGTGCCATCGACTTGCCTCTCCTTCTGCAGTTAGGTAAAGACAGGGCGTGCTCTCTATTCCCATACGAACTTTGTACAATCTGTTCTTGTATCTTGTAGCTCTGACAAGCAACTTCCCTTCCTGATCATGCATCGTTAGTACTTCTCCTCTCATTCTTATATCACAACCAGCCTCTGTAGACTGCCCAGCCTCTGTAGCCTGCCCTAGGCTGATAATATTACTCTTTAGGTCTGGTATCCAGTAAACATCAGTCATCTTCCTTGAGTCTCCGTTTATGTCAGTGAATGAGATCGTGCCCTTTCCTTTTATATCGATTCGGGAATCATCTCCAAAACGCACCTTTCCGGAGATTGTTTTATCAATGGTTGAGAAGTATCTTTTATCTCCCGTCATGTGGTTTGAAGCCCCATTATCGAGATACCCTACGTTCTCTTCTCCACTATTAGTCTCGTACTTATCTGGCAACACGTTCTTCTCATTCAGGAACACAACTTCATGCATCATGAGCTCATCGGACTCTTGCGTATCAGCATTGTCTGTCTCCTGGGCCTCTTGCAGTTTAAGCTTTAGTTCCGGACATTGAGCTACAAAGTGACCTATTTTGTCACACCGGAAGCAAGTGATTCGCGACGCGTCTCTCTTGTAATTGAATCGACCACGACCTCTTCCTCTGTAATATGAACGTCCTCCACGTTCTCTTCCTCTGTATGAGTTGTAGTCTCGATTTCCTTGCTCTGAGTTGTAGTAGCTTGGTTTCTCTCCTTGAGGTTTACCAAGATTATTTGCTTATGTATTTGCATACATTAGCTTTCCCTTGTCGTCCTCATCTTGATCGTCTTCACAGATACGCTCTTCATACACCTTTAGACGTCCaataatatctttaaaacttGTTGTAGAAAGATCGAGTACTTGCTCAAGAGATGCGACAATATGTATGTATTTTTTTCGAGGAAGACTCATCAAAAACttcttaacaattttttttcttcaatggTTACTCCTACGGCAGCTGATCTTGATGCTAATTCAGACAATTTTCCTCCGAAATCATCAATGCTTTCTGTTTCCTTCATCTTCAAACGATCGAACTCGGTCATTAAGGTTTGAAGTCTTGCTTCTTTGACCCGCTCTGCTCCTACATGCCGAGTTTTGATAGCATCCCACACTTGCTTTGCTGCCCCAAGCTCTTCGACCTGCAGTATAAGACTCTCTGGAATTGATTGGAACAAAAGGGCTAACGCCATATCATTCTTCTCGTTATTCTTAGCTTCTGTCTCCACGGCCTCCCAGACCTTATGAACTCGAAGGAGAATCTTCATCCTCATTGCCCATACAGTGTAATTTGTTGTATTGAGCATAGGACACTTTATGGTTGACGATCCTCCTCCATCCCTGGCTCTTTCGGTTGTCGCAACTATATCACCCATTGTTTTTgtgtggctctgataccaaataaagACTATAGGTCTCAAGAACACGAACACAGCAACTCGAACTTGAATGTGAGATCACACAAATAAGAACCCTTCTTATTAACTCTTGAGGAAACTATCTCAAAACCTCAAACTCACAAATTCATTAAGTTATTGTACACACCAGCATCTCCTtatataaatctttatttatcCTAACCTCATTAGGATTAGCAACTCGAATTTGAATGTAAGATCACACAAATAAGAACCCTTCTTATTAACTCTTGCGGAAACTATCTCAAAACCTCAAACTCACAAACTTATTAAGTTATGCTATACACCAGCATCTCCTTATATAACTCTTTATTTATCCTAACCTCATTAGGATTAACACAACTAGATATTTCCTATTctcttatagataaacacaACATAAATAGGAAATTTGCAACTCAAGTCTTATTCAAGCTTATCCAACAGCTTtgagttttaacttttaagcaATAAGGGCAAGTTTATCCTCTGGGGTAGTAAATGATCGAGACAATCCTCCCAAGCGCGTGGAGTTGACGTAATCATATGGCAGATGATTAGAGGCACCAGGGAATATTATTCCGAAAACCCTAATAGACCTCATAATCCAATTCTCTTTGTAGTCACTGCCTTTCCAAAACCGTATTATGAAACTCCTTATGAACTCCCACGCACCATTTAACAGCTTCGGTATTAGCCACAGCAAGTTGAAGTAATTTTCATTTGGTGCATCTTCCCTTACCTTTAAAACGATAAAAATGCTTTAAACAGTAAACTAAAGAACTTTGCTAGCTCGTTTAAAAGTAAGGAAAtactataatttatatttagggtttagaaatgCTTATGAGTCAAGATTAAAAATAgcaaataaattcaaaattagattatatacCCTTTATGGGTCACCATACAGGTTATCTATCATCTATCATGTCAATTTCACGTGAAAAAATGATAATCATCTTTAAAGCCCAAATTAAAGGTCCTTCTTTCATACTTGACAAAACTCCCTCTCTTTATTGTTCTTTGTcatcttttaaataaattagcAAGACAACAAATAATTGGACACGTGATGCTTTATTTTACCTTTCCTTTGTAGAGACTATTGAAGTAATTGCAAGTTCCGTAGTGCTTGAACGAGAATAAAACCTTGTCATCAAAGGGTATTCTAGGCACAATATCGTTGTTATAAACAAACCTCTCATACTCTATTCCATGCTTTCTCACCACTTCCTTCATAAACTCCCCAAACACCTCATCCCCTATGCGTGGCTGTCCAAATGTGTAGACTCCCTCTAGTTTATCTAGCAACTCATCCTCACCGTGAATCGCCAGTACTGCCGGAAAAAGAGCGGCTAGTGCCCCACCAAGGCTGTGACCCGTTAGAATAAACTTAAGGTTCTTGTTTTTTGCAAACATGTCCCTAAGCTTCTGTCTAATTGTGTAGTACGCATATTGGTGTCCTAGAGGTATTATTTCTTTGGGCCATCCATTTTTTTGGAGGCCTAGAGCTTTAGAGAACCCTGCGTGAACTTTGCCAACGTTTTTCAACTCGTacctaattaataattaaaatttgtaaaacactgATATATCGAGTAATTATATTGATATAGAAATGCAGGTATATATTAGAACATATATACGTACCAAGAGATGTCTAGATCAGTGCACCAATCATCAACGTCGAAAGGCTCGGTTCCTCTGAAGCTAACGACGATAAGATTTGGATTTGTACTCGATGCCTTGAATACGAAGGCTTGCGTCAGGTTTCTATTTTGGAACGCTGAtctcataaataaaatataaaaaaaattggcaaatttcagattttatttcgatgtgtttcaaattatataaaggttcaaatatataaactattatgtaaaagaatatttttaactgcaacaagaaaaataaatcaaattttctcttaagaaattttgaaaataaaatttaatgttgtaagAATAACAATTGATGTTATAGTTTTTCTTGTAACCGCAATTGATTAGAGCACTTCCCATAGGAAGTTATGAAGTTCTTAATAAAAAGTTAAgcatagatatataaaaaaaaaaattattttgtgtatTTAAAAATTTGTGAGATTCTTTTGCTAAAGtatttttggtaaaaagttTCATGATTTTGAAATACCCACtacaataattataatatttgttaGTTTATCATATTTTGACAACTTTCTGATATACTTCAATGAAGGTGTTTATTATGTATTAAACGCCAAGCTAATTACGAATCTGATATATATACTTCAATGAAGGTGTTTTTTTGTATCAAAAGCCAAGCTAATTACGAATCGTGATCCACAAAACAAGATCATTCAGCCGATGTAATTCAACCACTAGTCTACAACCATGTGGGGAGTTAAACTCTTGTGGTGTTTcttaaacaataatttttggaATCAAGAACGTTAAAATAAGATCTCCATCTAGTCAAAAAAAGATCTCCATTGTTTTGAATAATGTTTCGTTGTTTTAAGTAAAGATTTTTGGTTTAGTACGTAGAGATgatatactattttttaatgTATCAATCTACTAATACCATCATGCACTTTCTGTTTCACGAATCTTCACTtctaacatatataaaatatatttaatcaaaacatatataaaatctatatcTTGTTCTCATCATATTTGTggtcttaaatatatataatatatgattactACTGTTGATCAAACAGTGCAACAACCATAAATTTAGTTGGGAAATTAGCATACTACAAATGCACCGAACATTGTAATCATCAACATAgttttaaataatatgtaaCCTTCTACTTGTATTCTATGCAGtcataaaatttacaaaacatatatcaaCTTATTGTATAACAAAATGTCTCACTGATCATGTATATAATCTAATAATTTGTCGTATACGAGTGTCATATGCCATTCGTGTTTCGATaaaatgtacatatatataattaacatttaagtTTTACTAAAGGTTAATTATCTTAGCTAAAAACTGAAATATTTCATAAGTTCTGAAAAAACCATCCACATAAACTCTCCaatctaataatattttatgcctaaaatttaaatgaatcCCAAAATTAGTCCTATttgcataaaattatatttatggtttttaaGTTTAAATGCTAAACTTTCTGGATTATATTTGCCAAATTtagtttgaaatttaaaaaagttCGATCATTAACATTTAAGACCGTATACATACTTGAAAAATTTCTACTTTTACATGCATGAAAATACGCTTCAATAATAGATTCGCAGACGACTCCTTTAAGTAAATCAGTAGGTTCCCTTGTTTTAAACAACGACCGAGTTTCTCTATATCATCATGAGCTCACTCGCATACCCGTTTTTGTAGTCTAAAATGAAGGAACTGAAATAATTAACTTATTGCGAAAAACTTTCCCACCTTTTTTCTTACTATCAACTGTATGCTTTACGTCCACCGTAAACACATCTATATAATTTCCACGTTATGTTTTACATATTCCTCTTTCAAATGCTTTATGACTTTTGGGGCTCTATTTATGACTTTCTGTATTTGATCTTCCGAATCCTTTATGCT
The window above is part of the Brassica napus cultivar Da-Ae chromosome C8, Da-Ae, whole genome shotgun sequence genome. Proteins encoded here:
- the LOC125591818 gene encoding uncharacterized protein LOC125591818 — its product is MGDIVATTERARDGGGSSTIKCPMLNTTNYTVWAMRMKILLRVHKVWEAVETEAKNNEKNDMALALLFQSIPESLILQVEELGAAKQVWDAIKTRHVGAERVKEARLQTLMTEFDRLKMKETESIDDFGGKLSELASRSAAVGVYEERICEDDQDEDDKGKLIGRERGGRSYYRGRGRGRFNYKRDASRITCFRCDKIGHFVAQCPELKLKLQEAQETDNADTQESDELMMHEVVFLNEKNVLPDKYETNSGEENVGYLDNGASNHMTGDKRYFSTIDKTISGKVRFGDDSRIDIKGKGTISFTDINGDSRKMTDVYWIPDLKSNIISLGQATEAGQSTEAGCDIRMRGEVLTMHDQEGKLLVRATRYKNRLYKVRMGIESTPCLYLTAEGEASRWHARLGHANHETIRNMMRKELAIGMPKEHIESNICGSCMLGK
- the LOC106380625 gene encoding triacylglycerol lipase OBL1 translates to MTHKSTNITSFFFFFGKVWSFHIVIMSQTDMKFCSSYFLVDPTKASILDLLLLLFFPNLTNTGFIDSPPDTLKSVRRTFATRWIIVLAVLVQKILMLLRKPFASIGRFLTYWPNLLTANGGFFKLILHVLTGKLVKPEESSATYVSFVGCTDRRVELDKNISVGTIEYKSMLSIMASKVSYENKSFITSVVKNTWKMDFVSYYDFYNAFQNRNLTQAFVFKASSTNPNLIVVSFRGTEPFDVDDWCTDLDISWYELKNVGKVHAGFSKALGLQKNGWPKEIIPLGHQYAYYTIRQKLRDMFAKNKNLKFILTGHSLGGALAALFPAVLAIHGEDELLDKLEGVYTFGQPRIGDEVFGEFMKEVVRKHGIEYERFVYNNDIVPRIPFDDKVLFSFKHYGTCNYFNSLYKGKVREDAPNENYFNLLWLIPKLLNGAWEFIRSFIIRFWKGSDYKENWIMRSIRVFGIIFPGASNHLPYDYVNSTRLGGLSRSFTTPEDKLALIA